A region of Halalkaliarchaeum desulfuricum DNA encodes the following proteins:
- the gyrB gene encoding DNA topoisomerase (ATP-hydrolyzing) subunit B produces the protein MSEDTEYGAGQIKVLEGLQAVRKRPAMYVGSTDGRGLHHLVYEVVDNAIDEALAGYCDTIEVTIHEDDSVSVSDDGRGIPVDPHEEYDRPALEVIMTVLHAGGKFDSKSYQVSGGLHGVGVSVVNALSARLETEVKRDGYLWRHRFDHGEPVEGAFERVRPLEDDEETGTYLRFWPDDEIFETVDFSFDTLSSRLRELAFLNPGVEITLAEEETGEIEVFEYEGGIREFVRYLNESRSPLHEEVIFFSEEEQGVHVEVAMQATEELQGSLHAFANNINTREGGTHLTGFKTALTRVVNDYANEHDLIGDIDGNLKGEDVREGLTAIISVKHPDPQFEGQTKTKLGNSEVRGIVESAMHEHLSTYFEENPDVARAVVSKAAEAARARQAAKKAKELTRRKSALESTALPGKLADCQTRDPSEAELFVVEGDSAGGCFTGDTEIALASGRSITFEKLLEEHQNGETHYCYTVQSDGKIGLERIENPRITKEDANLVRVTLDNGETIRCTPDHEFMLRDGSYCEAQHLEEGQSLMPLYRKRSDTSEENITIDGYEMVKQPVMNDFWKFTHLLADQYNLDHGRYERSSGEHKHHTDFDKRNNRPDNIERLPKEEHLELHREQAAKTLHTKEVQEKLRELRRSDEFREKMSQRMQQEETVKLLREQAKEQWDDEEYREYMREAWRTYYENTPEYRERVRQRLTKEAQEYWAEEEHRKEQSERIEQYYEENPEAIEERRKEAEEQWDDEELREWRSKKTEEQWTDEFRDQRMEAYNETYFENTIPFMKEVLEEEGDLENYDERRREEGGPNTLTKETTIEKFFESKEGLIETVRAHNHTVSSVEPLEETEDVYDIEVPGTHNFALESGVFVHNSAKQGRDRRNQAILPLKGKILNVEKHRLDRILENDEIRALITAIGTGIGEEFDIEEARYENIILLVDADVDGAHIRTLLLTFLYRHMKPLLEAGYVYAAQPPLYRVRNGGETYDAMTEAERDRIVKEECGGDPDQVQRFKGLGEMNPDQLWETTMDPENRILKRIAIEDAAAADRTFSVLMGDAVEPRKQFIKEHAKDAEWVDI, from the coding sequence ATGTCAGAGGATACCGAGTACGGGGCCGGGCAGATCAAGGTCCTCGAGGGTCTCCAGGCCGTACGGAAACGCCCGGCGATGTACGTGGGGTCTACGGACGGCCGTGGACTCCACCATCTCGTCTACGAGGTCGTCGACAACGCCATCGACGAGGCGCTTGCAGGGTACTGTGACACCATCGAGGTCACGATACACGAGGACGACTCCGTGAGCGTCAGCGACGACGGTCGGGGGATTCCCGTCGATCCCCACGAGGAGTACGACAGGCCGGCACTGGAGGTTATCATGACGGTGCTGCACGCCGGCGGGAAGTTCGACAGCAAGTCCTACCAGGTGTCGGGTGGCCTCCACGGGGTCGGCGTCTCCGTCGTCAACGCCCTGTCGGCCCGACTCGAGACGGAGGTGAAACGCGACGGCTACCTGTGGCGCCACCGGTTCGACCACGGCGAACCCGTCGAGGGCGCCTTCGAGCGGGTCCGCCCGCTGGAAGACGACGAAGAGACAGGGACGTACCTCCGGTTTTGGCCCGACGACGAGATATTCGAAACCGTCGACTTCTCCTTCGACACGCTCTCGTCTCGCCTCCGGGAACTCGCCTTCCTGAATCCCGGCGTCGAGATCACGCTCGCCGAGGAGGAAACCGGCGAGATCGAGGTCTTCGAGTACGAGGGGGGGATCAGAGAGTTCGTCCGCTACCTCAACGAGAGCCGTTCGCCGCTACACGAGGAGGTGATCTTCTTCAGCGAGGAGGAGCAGGGCGTCCACGTCGAGGTCGCAATGCAGGCGACCGAAGAGCTGCAGGGATCGTTACACGCGTTCGCGAACAACATCAACACCAGGGAAGGGGGGACACACCTCACTGGATTCAAGACGGCGCTCACCCGCGTCGTGAACGACTACGCGAACGAACACGACCTGATCGGCGACATCGACGGCAACCTCAAGGGGGAGGACGTCCGGGAGGGGCTGACCGCGATCATCTCGGTGAAACACCCCGACCCACAGTTCGAAGGGCAGACGAAGACGAAACTCGGCAACAGTGAGGTCCGCGGAATCGTGGAGTCGGCGATGCACGAGCACCTGAGCACGTACTTCGAGGAGAACCCCGACGTCGCTCGGGCAGTTGTCTCGAAAGCTGCCGAGGCCGCCCGGGCGCGGCAGGCCGCTAAAAAGGCCAAGGAACTCACGCGCCGGAAGTCGGCCCTGGAGTCGACGGCGTTGCCGGGGAAGCTCGCGGACTGCCAGACCCGCGATCCGAGCGAGGCAGAGCTGTTCGTTGTGGAAGGCGACAGCGCCGGGGGGTGCTTCACCGGAGATACGGAGATTGCACTCGCCTCCGGTCGGTCGATCACATTCGAGAAACTACTCGAAGAGCACCAAAACGGCGAGACACATTACTGTTACACAGTACAGTCCGACGGAAAAATCGGATTGGAACGGATCGAGAACCCACGTATTACCAAAGAGGATGCAAATCTCGTTCGAGTGACTCTCGATAACGGCGAGACGATACGGTGTACTCCCGATCACGAGTTCATGCTCAGGGACGGGAGTTACTGTGAAGCACAGCATCTCGAGGAGGGACAGTCCCTCATGCCACTGTATCGAAAAAGGTCGGATACTTCTGAGGAAAACATCACGATTGACGGGTATGAGATGGTCAAACAGCCAGTTATGAATGATTTCTGGAAATTCACCCATCTCCTCGCCGATCAGTATAATCTGGACCATGGAAGGTACGAGAGGAGTTCAGGTGAGCACAAACATCACACAGACTTCGACAAACGCAACAACCGTCCAGATAATATCGAACGGCTTCCAAAAGAGGAGCATCTCGAACTACATCGAGAACAGGCAGCAAAAACTCTCCACACTAAAGAAGTGCAGGAAAAGCTCCGCGAACTCAGACGAAGCGATGAGTTTCGAGAAAAAATGAGTCAGCGGATGCAACAGGAAGAAACCGTTAAACTGCTCCGCGAGCAGGCAAAAGAACAGTGGGACGATGAAGAATATCGTGAGTACATGCGCGAGGCCTGGCGCACATACTACGAAAATACACCGGAATACAGAGAACGCGTACGCCAACGTCTCACTAAAGAGGCCCAAGAGTATTGGGCAGAGGAAGAGCATCGAAAAGAGCAGTCTGAACGGATAGAGCAGTATTACGAAGAAAATCCCGAAGCCATCGAAGAACGTCGGAAAGAAGCAGAAGAACAATGGGACGACGAAGAGCTTCGAGAATGGCGGAGTAAAAAAACAGAAGAGCAGTGGACCGACGAGTTCCGAGATCAGCGGATGGAAGCTTACAACGAGACGTACTTCGAGAATACCATCCCATTCATGAAAGAAGTTCTTGAAGAGGAGGGTGATCTCGAGAACTACGATGAACGCAGACGTGAGGAGGGTGGTCCGAACACCTTGACGAAAGAAACGACGATAGAGAAATTTTTCGAGAGTAAAGAAGGGCTAATAGAAACAGTTCGAGCCCACAACCACACCGTCTCCTCAGTCGAACCGCTCGAAGAGACCGAAGACGTCTACGACATCGAAGTACCCGGGACGCACAATTTCGCCCTCGAATCGGGGGTATTCGTTCACAACAGCGCCAAACAGGGCAGAGACCGGCGCAACCAGGCGATTTTGCCGCTCAAGGGGAAGATCCTCAACGTCGAGAAGCACCGACTCGACCGGATCCTCGAAAACGACGAGATCCGTGCACTCATCACCGCGATCGGCACCGGGATCGGCGAGGAGTTCGACATCGAGGAGGCCCGCTACGAGAATATCATCCTGCTGGTCGACGCCGACGTGGACGGCGCCCACATCCGGACACTGCTTTTGACGTTCCTCTACCGGCACATGAAGCCGCTGCTCGAGGCCGGCTACGTGTACGCAGCCCAGCCGCCACTGTATCGGGTCCGGAACGGCGGGGAGACGTACGACGCGATGACCGAAGCCGAGCGCGACCGGATCGTAAAAGAGGAGTGCGGCGGCGATCCCGACCAGGTGCAGCGGTTCAAGGGGCTCGGGGAGATGAACCCCGACCAGCTGTGGGAGACGACAATGGACCCCGAAAACCGGATCCTGAAACGGATCGCCATCGAGGACGCGGCGGCCGCCGATCGCACGTTCAGCGTGCTGATGGGTGACGCCGTCGAACCGCGGAAACAGTTCATCAAAGAACACGCGAAGGACGCAGAGTGGGTGGACATCTGA
- the gyrA gene encoding DNA gyrase subunit A, translated as MSSEISDPDDDHAAEVQVARIEDEMEQSYIDYAMSVIAGRALPDVRDGLKPVHRRILYAMHEAGVTSRASHRKSSSVVGETMGDYHPHGDSAIYDTLARMAQDFSMRYPLVDGQGNFGSVDGDPPAAMRYTEARMAPIAEELLADLDRDTVDFSSNYDDRLEEPDVLPAAFPNLLVNGSSGIAVGMSTNIPPHNLGEVIDATIHLIDHPDCTVEDLMEHVPGPDFPTGANIVGRNGVYKAYKTGRGKIRVRAEFEVDEEDGRIVITELPFQQNKSRLVERIADDVNEGTIPGIRDLRDESDRDGIRIVIELKQSAMPDVVKNQLLDNHLERTFGVINLALVDGAPQVLTLKETLQEYLDHRREVVRRRSQHELEEAQDRAHILEGRLRALESVNDVVEIIRNATDRDAAKSALREEYGFSQPQVEHIVAMQLGSLTSMEAEEIEREYEDIQARIERLNEILEDESELLGVVEGELREIKEEYDDERRTAFVEDDGTVTHEDLIPEAEMVVTMSEDDYIKRMPLSTFTAQNRGGKGIIGTDLKEGDSVSSVFVANTHDLLLVFTTHGQIYELKTYQIPEMSRTARGKSAVNLLDLEDGEEITAVVNTDELSDEQYLTMVTRGGYVKRTCASEFGHILSTGIRAISLEDSDELVDVEVTDGDTDLVIGTRGGMSIRFDEEEVRPMGRNARGVRGIRLEESDRVAGVAAVDPDRHSWVLTVTENGYGKRSDIDAYRVQSRNGKGLIDIKTNERNGEVIGIATVGPGDHLVTMSRGGQIMRTRVEDFSIVGRNTMGVTVMEVVADDRVACMEVVPAETIDPDDDE; from the coding sequence ATGAGTTCCGAGATATCCGACCCCGACGACGATCACGCAGCGGAGGTACAGGTCGCCCGCATCGAAGACGAGATGGAGCAGTCGTACATCGACTACGCGATGTCGGTGATCGCGGGCCGAGCGCTGCCGGACGTCCGCGACGGCCTCAAACCCGTCCACCGACGCATCCTGTATGCGATGCACGAGGCGGGCGTGACGAGTCGGGCGAGCCACCGGAAGTCCTCCTCGGTGGTCGGGGAGACGATGGGTGATTACCACCCGCACGGTGATTCGGCGATCTACGACACGCTCGCCCGGATGGCCCAGGACTTCTCGATGCGGTATCCGCTGGTGGACGGCCAGGGGAACTTCGGCTCCGTCGACGGCGATCCACCGGCCGCGATGCGGTACACCGAGGCCCGGATGGCCCCGATTGCAGAGGAGTTGCTTGCAGACCTCGACCGGGATACCGTCGACTTCTCGTCGAACTACGACGACCGGCTCGAGGAGCCGGATGTACTGCCTGCGGCGTTCCCGAACCTGCTGGTCAACGGCTCTTCGGGGATCGCCGTCGGAATGTCGACGAACATCCCGCCGCACAACCTCGGCGAGGTGATCGACGCGACGATCCACCTGATCGACCACCCCGACTGTACGGTCGAGGACCTGATGGAGCACGTTCCGGGGCCGGACTTCCCGACCGGGGCGAACATCGTCGGCCGCAATGGCGTCTACAAGGCGTACAAGACCGGCCGCGGAAAGATCCGGGTGCGAGCCGAGTTCGAGGTCGACGAGGAGGACGGACGGATCGTCATCACGGAGCTCCCCTTCCAGCAGAACAAGTCCCGGCTGGTCGAACGGATCGCCGACGACGTAAACGAGGGGACGATCCCGGGGATCCGCGACCTCCGCGACGAGTCCGACCGGGACGGTATCCGGATCGTAATCGAACTCAAGCAGAGCGCGATGCCGGACGTGGTGAAAAACCAGCTGCTGGACAACCATCTCGAGCGAACGTTCGGCGTGATCAACCTCGCGCTGGTGGACGGCGCACCCCAGGTGCTCACGCTCAAAGAGACGCTCCAGGAGTATCTCGACCACCGGCGGGAGGTCGTCCGGCGACGCTCGCAACACGAACTCGAAGAGGCCCAGGACCGCGCACACATCCTCGAAGGACGGCTCCGGGCGCTCGAGAGCGTCAACGACGTCGTGGAGATCATCCGGAACGCGACGGACCGCGACGCGGCCAAGTCGGCGCTGCGGGAGGAGTACGGCTTCTCCCAGCCCCAGGTCGAACACATCGTCGCGATGCAACTCGGCTCGCTCACCTCGATGGAGGCCGAGGAGATCGAACGCGAGTACGAGGACATCCAGGCTCGAATCGAACGCCTGAACGAGATCCTCGAAGACGAGTCGGAACTGCTCGGCGTCGTCGAGGGCGAACTCCGGGAGATCAAAGAAGAGTACGACGACGAACGCCGCACTGCATTCGTCGAGGACGACGGCACCGTCACCCACGAGGACCTGATTCCGGAAGCGGAGATGGTCGTCACGATGTCGGAGGACGACTACATAAAACGGATGCCGCTGTCGACGTTCACGGCACAAAACCGCGGCGGAAAGGGCATCATCGGCACGGATCTCAAAGAGGGTGACAGCGTCTCGTCGGTGTTCGTCGCGAACACCCACGATCTCCTGTTGGTCTTTACCACCCACGGCCAGATCTACGAACTCAAGACATATCAGATACCAGAGATGTCGAGGACCGCCCGGGGCAAGTCCGCGGTAAATCTGTTGGACCTCGAGGACGGCGAGGAGATAACCGCGGTAGTGAACACCGACGAACTGTCAGACGAGCAGTACCTGACGATGGTGACCCGTGGCGGCTACGTGAAACGGACCTGCGCGAGCGAGTTCGGACACATTCTCTCGACGGGGATCCGCGCGATCAGCCTCGAAGACAGCGACGAGTTGGTCGACGTCGAGGTGACCGACGGCGATACCGACCTCGTGATCGGTACGCGCGGCGGGATGTCGATCCGGTTCGACGAAGAGGAGGTCCGACCGATGGGACGAAACGCCCGCGGTGTCCGCGGAATACGTCTCGAGGAGAGCGACCGCGTTGCCGGGGTAGCGGCGGTGGATCCGGACCGTCACAGCTGGGTGTTGACGGTGACCGAAAACGGGTACGGCAAGCGCAGCGACATCGACGCCTACCGCGTACAGTCGCGCAACGGCAAGGGGCTCATCGACATCAAAACGAACGAACGCAACGGCGAAGTCATCGGGATCGCAACGGTCGGCCCGGGCGATCATCTGGTGACGATGAGCCGCGGGGGACAGATCATGCGTACCCGGGTGGAAGACTTCTCGATCGTCGGTCGAAACACGATGGGCGTAACGGTGATGGAAGTCGTGGCGGACGACCGCGTCGCCTGCATGGAGGTCGTCCCCGCCGAGACGATCGACCCGGACGACGACGAATAG
- the rocF gene encoding arginase, translating to MRNVRIIGAPTDFGANRRGVDMGPSAIRYAGLADELESADTEPMDGGDLFVPRAEERDPDADAPPDGRAKFLGETAAVSRQLGNEVARALSNGETPLVLGGDHSVAIGSLSGTAREADVGAVWFDAHADLNTPATSPSGNIHGMPLAAALGIDEFADTEWANAPRLSPENIALVGLRSVDPAEQELLRERGFAAYTMSDIDEHGITDVVEEALSIATEGVDGLHVSLDLDWLDPNVAPGVGTPVRGGVTYREAHSAMEMVADTGVLRSMELVEVNPTLDQHNETAELATELAASAFGKRVL from the coding sequence ATGAGGAACGTCCGGATCATCGGAGCGCCGACGGACTTCGGCGCGAACCGACGCGGTGTCGACATGGGACCGTCCGCCATCCGCTATGCAGGGCTCGCCGACGAACTCGAGTCGGCGGACACCGAACCCATGGACGGCGGTGACCTCTTTGTCCCACGGGCAGAAGAGCGGGATCCGGACGCGGACGCACCCCCGGACGGTCGCGCGAAGTTTCTCGGGGAGACGGCTGCAGTCTCGAGACAGCTAGGAAACGAGGTGGCACGAGCGCTGTCCAACGGTGAGACGCCGCTCGTGCTCGGTGGAGACCACAGCGTCGCCATCGGCTCGCTTTCGGGAACCGCACGCGAGGCGGACGTCGGCGCCGTCTGGTTCGACGCCCACGCCGACCTGAACACTCCGGCGACCTCGCCGTCGGGCAACATCCACGGAATGCCCCTCGCGGCGGCGCTGGGTATCGACGAGTTCGCCGACACGGAGTGGGCGAACGCGCCGCGGCTGTCTCCCGAAAACATCGCGCTCGTCGGGCTTCGGAGCGTCGACCCCGCAGAGCAGGAACTGCTCCGCGAACGTGGGTTCGCCGCCTACACCATGTCCGACATCGACGAGCACGGCATCACCGACGTCGTCGAAGAGGCGCTGTCGATCGCGACCGAGGGAGTCGACGGGCTCCACGTCAGCCTGGATCTCGACTGGCTCGATCCCAACGTCGCCCCCGGGGTCGGCACGCCGGTTCGGGGCGGAGTCACCTACCGGGAGGCCCACTCCGCGATGGAGATGGTCGCCGACACCGGCGTGCTCCGTTCGATGGAACTCGTCGAGGTGAACCCGACGCTCGACCAGCACAACGAGACCGCAGAACTGGCGACCGAACTCGCCGCCAGCGCGTTCGGAAAACGCGTCCTGTAG
- a CDS encoding DUF5793 family protein gives MRRDYFELDVQNVDWVGEDGEPKKPFVRIDFHGPERLLREQLADVDEGDGELLEAENVDVSFRLLETHDNDPDAEGVVSVTNRLTGDFVFELNATAGDVLQFIRAAREYGRSADSDGQYRIEIDFEGSPLVEYEKDTFLVYDADGNLLRRESLIPSGIEL, from the coding sequence ATGCGGCGTGACTACTTCGAACTGGACGTCCAGAACGTCGACTGGGTCGGGGAGGACGGAGAGCCGAAAAAGCCGTTCGTCCGCATCGACTTCCACGGCCCCGAAAGATTACTCAGAGAACAACTCGCCGACGTCGACGAAGGCGACGGGGAACTGCTCGAGGCGGAGAACGTCGACGTCTCCTTCCGGCTGCTCGAGACCCACGATAACGACCCCGACGCCGAGGGGGTGGTGAGCGTGACCAACAGGCTCACCGGCGACTTCGTCTTCGAACTCAACGCCACGGCCGGGGACGTGCTCCAGTTCATCCGCGCCGCACGCGAGTACGGCCGCTCTGCCGACTCCGACGGCCAGTACCGCATCGAGATCGATTTCGAGGGATCACCGCTCGTCGAGTACGAGAAGGACACGTTCCTCGTGTACGACGCCGACGGCAACCTGCTTCGACGCGAGAGCCTCATCCCCTCCGGGATCGAGCTGTGA
- a CDS encoding uracil-DNA glycosylase family protein → MRNVTDRQRNPFGMAPPCDRYVPGYGDANADFHVVGDHPGVHGGVETGVPFTGTAWSESFLATLVDAGLLLDDDPERPQVAATFCSYLHTCVPDGEPPTPGSYADMERFFDAELRAIAAHVLLPVGQRATEHVLETYTARDPELAREMDRIHGTELHGSGFLVVPIKEPADWTDSDADWLVEALVALQSTDYRRESDLGRFLPGGDPYFVR, encoded by the coding sequence GTGAGAAACGTCACGGACAGGCAGCGGAACCCGTTCGGAATGGCCCCGCCGTGCGATCGCTACGTTCCGGGGTACGGCGACGCGAACGCCGACTTCCACGTCGTCGGCGACCACCCCGGCGTCCACGGCGGCGTCGAGACCGGTGTACCGTTTACCGGCACCGCGTGGTCGGAATCGTTCCTCGCGACGCTCGTCGACGCCGGCCTTCTCCTCGACGACGATCCCGAACGCCCCCAGGTGGCGGCGACGTTCTGTTCGTACCTCCACACCTGCGTTCCCGACGGCGAACCGCCGACACCGGGGTCGTACGCCGATATGGAGCGGTTCTTCGACGCGGAGCTGCGGGCGATCGCCGCCCACGTGCTGCTCCCGGTCGGCCAACGGGCCACCGAACACGTGCTCGAAACATACACCGCCAGAGATCCAGAACTCGCCCGGGAGATGGATCGGATCCACGGAACGGAGCTGCACGGATCCGGCTTCCTCGTCGTGCCGATCAAGGAGCCGGCCGACTGGACGGACAGCGACGCCGACTGGCTCGTCGAGGCGCTCGTGGCGCTGCAGTCGACAGACTACCGGCGAGAGTCCGATCTCGGCCGGTTCCTCCCCGGTGGAGATCCGTATTTCGTCAGATGA
- a CDS encoding DnaJ domain-containing protein has translation MMSADFYDLLGVDEDADDEELKRAYRRAVRRYHPDVNDRENADAQFKVVKRAYETLSNPKERARYDRLGHRSYVREQLGGLPTTVVSTVDDGSNGADSSGTDSAAAGTEATARSTGSAGGSSRWDGRTANADSSAATASTAGRSTTTSTASKAATGSTTSGSATSGSTTSGSTTGGNASTRGSTTETSGSTAPGGGRNSAGVGTADRRTNGAAPNATGTANATGTANATGTTNATGTANATEAGAAVGDSATAPDAHGETEQVNPHRVGLRRGLYASLVGLFAYLAGLFAYLFANASVLASLVNGFTVAPLETLFASAGLADPIGYVLASSVSVTGIAFAAGVALLPLTVGTTVLRFGRGTARLYGVAALFPAVWLVLASEIPFAAAGVSVPAVLAEGVPVAATALLLVVIPVGAVVAFLVDVGRYLRAG, from the coding sequence ATGATGTCGGCGGACTTCTACGATCTGCTGGGGGTAGACGAGGACGCCGACGACGAGGAGTTGAAACGCGCGTATCGGCGAGCAGTCCGCCGATACCATCCCGACGTCAACGACAGGGAGAACGCAGACGCCCAATTCAAGGTCGTAAAGCGCGCCTACGAGACGCTCTCGAACCCGAAAGAGCGGGCACGGTACGACCGACTCGGCCACCGGTCGTACGTCCGGGAACAGCTCGGCGGGCTTCCGACGACCGTCGTCTCGACTGTCGACGACGGGTCGAACGGTGCGGACTCATCGGGGACGGATTCGGCTGCCGCCGGGACCGAAGCGACCGCCCGATCTACCGGGTCAGCCGGCGGATCGAGCAGATGGGACGGCCGCACGGCCAACGCGGACAGTTCCGCGGCGACGGCTTCGACCGCCGGCCGTTCGACGACGACCTCGACGGCCTCGAAGGCGGCTACCGGGTCGACAACTTCCGGATCGGCAACTTCAGGGTCGACAACTTCCGGGTCGACCACCGGCGGCAACGCGTCGACCCGCGGATCCACGACGGAGACGTCCGGTTCGACAGCTCCTGGGGGTGGACGCAATTCGGCGGGAGTCGGAACGGCCGATCGGCGAACGAACGGCGCGGCGCCGAACGCGACGGGGACGGCGAACGCGACGGGGACGGCGAACGCGACGGGGACGACGAACGCGACGGGGACGGCGAACGCGACGGAGGCTGGGGCCGCTGTGGGAGATTCGGCGACGGCACCGGACGCACACGGCGAGACGGAACAGGTCAACCCCCACCGGGTCGGCCTCCGCCGCGGCCTGTACGCGTCCCTCGTCGGGCTTTTCGCGTATCTCGCGGGGCTTTTCGCGTATCTCTTCGCCAACGCTTCCGTTCTCGCCTCCCTCGTGAACGGATTTACGGTCGCACCATTGGAGACGTTGTTCGCGAGCGCCGGTCTCGCTGATCCGATCGGATACGTTCTGGCATCGTCGGTATCGGTAACCGGAATCGCGTTCGCTGCAGGGGTCGCTCTCCTGCCGTTGACAGTCGGCACGACGGTGCTCCGGTTCGGTCGCGGCACCGCCCGACTGTACGGCGTCGCGGCGCTTTTCCCTGCGGTGTGGCTCGTGCTGGCGAGCGAGATTCCGTTCGCGGCGGCGGGCGTCTCTGTTCCCGCGGTGTTGGCCGAGGGCGTCCCGGTCGCGGCGACGGCGCTTTTGCTCGTTGTGATTCCGGTCGGGGCGGTCGTGGCGTTCCTCGTCGACGTCGGGAGATATCTTCGGGCAGGATAG
- a CDS encoding MBL fold metallo-hydrolase, whose translation MQRIQLGNTVFEGENDVYVFDGETTALIDTGVSLPAVRDELRSGLSDLGISFGDVDEIFLTHWHPDHSGLAGEIQAASGATVRIHGADAPLIDGSQQSLLEDPAAQRAQFDAWGLPEAPRAELQAFLGNVMEDLRGEPVDTTPLSDGETFAVNGTQLTAVHLPGHTAGSVAYEFETEEGDPSNRADRTRRREAFVGDIILPEYTPNVGGADTRVEDPLGTYVESLVSILERDWSRAWPGHRYPIDDPAARAATILEHHRRRTQRVVDSLREEGPADVWTMSARLFGDLENIHILHGPGEAAAHLDHLQRAGIVERDDDGEYTLCCESPDVDALFPAPARSSNA comes from the coding sequence GTGCAGCGAATACAGCTCGGCAACACCGTGTTCGAGGGCGAAAACGATGTCTACGTGTTCGACGGCGAGACGACGGCGTTGATCGACACCGGCGTCTCGCTGCCGGCGGTGCGGGACGAACTGCGGTCGGGGCTTTCGGATCTCGGCATCTCTTTCGGCGACGTCGACGAGATCTTTCTCACCCACTGGCATCCGGACCACTCGGGGCTCGCGGGCGAGATTCAGGCGGCCTCCGGCGCGACCGTCCGGATTCACGGGGCGGACGCGCCGCTCATCGACGGCAGCCAGCAGTCGCTTTTGGAGGATCCCGCCGCACAGCGCGCCCAGTTCGACGCCTGGGGGTTGCCCGAAGCACCGAGAGCGGAACTGCAGGCGTTCCTCGGAAACGTGATGGAGGACCTCCGCGGCGAACCGGTCGACACCACGCCCCTCTCGGACGGGGAGACGTTCGCGGTGAACGGCACGCAGTTGACGGCAGTCCACCTGCCGGGACACACGGCCGGAAGCGTGGCCTACGAGTTCGAGACCGAGGAGGGGGACCCGTCGAACCGCGCCGATCGGACCCGGAGACGCGAGGCGTTCGTCGGCGACATCATCCTGCCGGAGTACACCCCGAACGTCGGCGGTGCCGACACTCGCGTCGAGGATCCGCTCGGGACGTACGTCGAGAGCCTGGTTTCGATCCTCGAGCGGGACTGGAGCCGGGCGTGGCCGGGGCATCGATACCCAATCGACGACCCCGCCGCCCGCGCGGCGACGATCCTCGAACACCACCGCCGACGAACCCAGCGAGTCGTCGACAGCCTCCGGGAGGAGGGACCGGCCGATGTCTGGACGATGTCGGCGCGGCTGTTCGGCGACCTCGAGAACATCCACATCCTCCATGGCCCCGGCGAGGCCGCCGCCCATCTCGACCACCTGCAGCGGGCCGGAATCGTCGAACGCGACGACGACGGGGAGTACACGCTCTGCTGTGAGTCGCCCGACGTCGACGCGCTGTTCCCGGCACCGGCACGGAGTTCGAACGCTTAA